Proteins co-encoded in one Medicago truncatula cultivar Jemalong A17 chromosome 8, MtrunA17r5.0-ANR, whole genome shotgun sequence genomic window:
- the LOC25502041 gene encoding myosin-11, translated as MFRWRSDKNKVKAVFKLHFHLTLTQVLQSGVDSLVLSIVPGDNGKPTTRLEKAIVHDGNCKWENPVYEAVKFNQDPKNGKFSEKVYYFVISTGLSKASIFGEVSIDFADYAEATKISSVSLPIKNSHSDAVLHVSIQRLQENNDKREEEECEDAKQKLNDRSLRTYLSTGDIDGCTKSDSSEISQDVSASANTNRAGLSADCRTSSGSDITMSSSDGSSGLDTPRELGLRNTGIHPATNGAPSVTSHSSELQNLDVDGLASMYDVHQRSSHLRDCSAGSELGLSMDGSIHGSQDALPRERSHQAVDIENEKLKAEVAALARQVDVSDMELQTLRKQIVKESKRGQELAKEVISLKEERDTLKIECENLKSFRKRRDEAKVSSRSQLEGGDLHTLIEEIRQELNHEKDMNANLRLQLNKTQESNAELVLAVQDLDAMLEQKNKEIHSLSNNYKQTKNSHDLGRNVSNCETDDEQKELDELVKDQSSAKETHLLEQKITDLYGEIEMYRRDKDELEMQMEQLALDYEILKQENHEFAYKMEQSELQEQLKFQYECSSPPPGINDFETHIQNLENQLKKQSDEFSNSLATIESLENQIRKLEEELEKQTQGFEADLDAVTHDKIKQEQRAIRAEEALRNTRLKNANTAERLQEEFKRLSMQMATTFDANETATRRALTEASELRVQKRLLEEMLRKVKEELESVKADYEVKLNEISNKKDAMTVQMQQMLLEIDDKSMQLVNQKKHEEQVGRDFSEEIQLLKAESEKLTVEISCLSEQLKQNEILSSDLELMKKSLEEYEILLNTRKEERNELVSTVALLKKEAERSLDELNRMMHLKDEEEKVGKLLRSELEALKAQYNDLKHSLIDDETEKENLRQQIFHLNDELKKKDDALTYIETKTIPKNQKSASIPHNSKEMTDLREKIKMLEDLIKSKETALEASASSYLEKERELQSKIEELEDKVEELNQSIASPKVVADKSFTTTSDGSEEVRDKSMETELKELQERYSEMSLKFAEVEGERQKLVMTVRSLKNARKG; from the exons ATGTTCAGATGGAGGAGTGATAAAAACAAAGTCAAAGCTGTTTTCAAACTTCATTTCCATCTCACTCTCACTCAG GTGCTGCAATCTGGTGTGGATTCTTTGGTACTCTCTATAGTTCCTGGAGATAATGGAAAACCAACTACAAGATTAGAGAAAGCCATAGTTCATGATGGAAATTGTAAATGGGAGAATCCTGTTTATGAAGCTGTTAAGTTTAATCAGGACCCTAAGAATGGCAAATTCAGTgaaaaagtttattattttgtCATTTCAACG GGATTATCAAAAGCTAGTATCTTTGGAGAAGTTTCTATAGATTTTGCTGATTATGCAGAAGCTACAAAGATTTCTTCTGTTTCTCTTCCCATCAAGAATTCTCATTCCGATGCCGTCTTGCAT GTATCTATTCAGAGACTACaagaaaataatgataaaag AGAGGAAGAGGAATGTGAAGATGCCAAACAAAAACTCAATGATAGGAGCTTAAGGACCTATTTAAGCACTGGAGATATAGATGGATGCACTAAAAGTGATTCTTCTGAA ATTTCACAGGATGTGTCTGCCAGTGCAAACACAAATAGAGCTGGATTGAGTGCTGATTGTAGAACATCTAGTGGATCTGACATTACAATGTCAAGTTCCGATGGAAGCTCTGGACTTGATACTCCCCGAGAACTTGGACTACGAAATACTGGCATCCACCCTGCAACAAATGGTGCTCCTTCAGTCACCAGCCACTCTTCAGAGCTTCAAAATCTTGATGTGGATGGCTTAGCGTCAATGTATGATGTACATCAGAGATCATCACATCTCCGGGACTGCTCAGCTGGTTCAGAACTTGGTCTGAGTATGGACGGTTCAATACATGGCTCTCAAGATGCCCTTCCTCGGGAAAGATCCCATCAAGCAGTGGATATAGAGAATGAAAAACTCAAGGCTGAAGTTGCTGCTTTGGCCAGGCAGGTGGATGTGTCAGACATGGAACTTCAAACTCTTCGGAAACAAATCGTAAAGGAAAGCAAAAGAGGGCAGGAGCTCGCAAAGGAAGTTATCAGCTTGAAAGAGGAAAGAGATACACTCAAGATAGAGTGTGAAAACCTCAAATCTTTTCGCAAACGAAGGGATGAGGCTAAAGTGAGTAGCAGATCACAATTGGAAGGCGGGGATCTTCATACTCTTATTGAAGAAATCAGACAAGAATTGAATCACGAGAAGGACATGAATGCAAATCTCAGACTACAGTTAAATAAGACACAGGAATCAAATGCTGAACTAGTTCTTGCTGTTCAGGACCTCGACGCAATGTTAGAGCAgaaaaataaggaaatacaTAGTCTTTCCAATAATTACAAACAGACTAAAAACTCCCATGATTTAGGGAGAAATGTCTCTAATTGCGAAACAGACGATGAACAGAAAGAATTGGATGAGCTTGTTAAGGATCAAAGCAGTGCCAAGGAGACACACTTACTTGAGCAAAAAATCACGGATCTCTATGGTGAAATAGAGATGTATAGGAGAGACAAAGATGAGTTAGAGATGCAGATGGAGCAGCTTGCACTGGACTATGAAATTTTGAAACAGGAAAACCATGAATTTGCATATAAGATGGAACAGAGCGAACTGCAAGAACAGCTTAAATTTCAATATGAATGCTCTTCTCCTCCTCCTGGTATAAATGACTTTGAAACACATATCCAGAATCTGGAAAATCAACTCAAGAAACAATCAGAtgaattctcaaattctctGGCTACCATTGAGTCTCTTGAGAACCAAATCCGCAAGTTAGAGGAGGAACTGGAGAAACAAACCCAAGGATTTGAAGCTGACTTAGATGCAGTGACACATGACAAAATTAAGCAGGAGCAAAGAGCCATTCGAGCTGAGGAAGCTTTGCGAAACACCAGACTTAAAAATGCTAATACTGCAGAGAGGCTTCAAGAAGAATTTAAAAGGCTATCAATGCAGATGGCCACTACATTTGATGCAAATGAGACGGCTACCAGGAGAGCGCTGACAGAAGCAAGTGAACTTCGTGTGCAGAAGAGACTGCTGGAGGAAATGCTGCGTAAAGTCAAAGAAGAGCTTGAATCAGTCAAAGCCGATTATGAGGTAAAACTGAATgaaatttccaacaaaaaagaTGCCATGACAGTTCAGATGCAACAGATGTTGTTGGAAATTGACGACAAGTCCATGCAACTTGTAAATCAGAAAAAGCACGAGGAACAAGTTGGCAGGGATTTCTCCGAGGAGATTCAGTTACTAAAAGCTGAGAGTGAAAAGCTTACAGTGGAGATCTCGTGCTTATCTgagcaattaaaacaaaatgaaatctTAAGTTCTGACTTGGAACTTATGAAGAAATCACTCGAGGAATATGAGATTCTTTTAAATACtcgaaaagaagaaagaaatgagCTTGTGAGTACAGTTGCTTTGTTGAAGAAGGAAGCAGAACGGTCACTTGATGAGCTAAATAGGATGATGCATCTCAAGGATGAAGAGGAGAAAGTGGGTAAACTCTTGCGTTCAGAGTTAGAAGCACTTAAAGCTCAATATAACGACCTGAAACATTCTCTTATTGATGATGAAACTGAGAAAGAAAATCTAAGACAACAAATTTTCCATCTTAACGATGAACTGAAGAAGAAGGACGATGCATTAACCTACATTGAGACTAAAACCATTCCAAAGAACCAAAAAAGTGCTTCAATTCCTCATAACTCCAAAGAAATGACAGATctgagagagaaaataaaaatgcttgag GACCTGATAAAATCAAAGGAGACTGCTTTAGAGGCATCAGCTTCTTCATATTTGGAGAAGGAAAGGGAGCTTCAATCCAAAATCGAGGAACTGGAGGACAAAGTGGAGGAACTCAATCAGAGCATTGCTTCGCCAAAG GTTGTTGCGGATAAGAGTTTTACTACTACAAGTGACGGATCTGAAGAAGTAAGAGACAAATCAATGGAAACTGAACTGAAAGAGTTGCAAGAAAGATACTCAGAAATGAGTCTCAAATTTGCAGAGGTAGAAGGTGAAAGACAAAAGCTTGTTATGACTGTAAGAAGCCTCAAGAATGCTAGGAAGGGCTAA